In Numidum massiliense, a single genomic region encodes these proteins:
- the ftsZ gene encoding cell division protein FtsZ, protein MLEFDIETEQIACIKVIGVGGGGGNAVNRMIESGIQGVEFIAVNTDAQALNSSLADTKLRIGDKLTRGLGAGADPEVGKKAAEESREMIEHALNGADMVFVTAGMGGGTGTGAAPTIAEIAREQGALTVGVVTRPFTFEGRRRSQQAINGISVLKEKVDTLIVIPNDRLLEIVDKNTPMLEAFQEADNVLRQGVQGISDLIAVPGLINLDFADVKTIMTERGSALMGIGMATGENRAAEAAKKAISSPLLETSIDGARGVLMNITGGTNLSLYEVNEAADIVASASDQEVNMIFGAVIREDLKDELLVTVIATGFEHREQEQQAKPTRPQMQRNRVANRKETNKLDIKPFGSGDKDNLDIPTFLRRPR, encoded by the coding sequence ATGTTAGAATTTGATATTGAAACAGAACAAATTGCGTGTATTAAAGTAATCGGTGTCGGTGGTGGCGGCGGCAACGCCGTCAACCGCATGATCGAAAGCGGCATTCAAGGGGTCGAGTTTATCGCAGTCAATACTGATGCACAAGCGTTAAATAGTTCACTCGCCGACACGAAACTGCGCATCGGGGATAAATTGACACGCGGCTTAGGGGCAGGTGCTGATCCAGAAGTAGGTAAAAAAGCTGCCGAAGAGTCGCGGGAAATGATTGAGCACGCGCTCAACGGTGCCGATATGGTGTTTGTGACGGCAGGCATGGGCGGTGGGACCGGGACAGGAGCGGCGCCAACCATCGCTGAAATCGCGCGCGAGCAAGGCGCACTAACTGTAGGGGTCGTGACGCGCCCGTTTACGTTTGAAGGACGGCGCCGTTCGCAACAAGCAATCAACGGGATCAGTGTACTTAAAGAGAAAGTCGATACGCTTATTGTCATTCCGAACGACCGATTGTTAGAAATTGTCGACAAGAACACCCCGATGTTAGAAGCGTTTCAGGAGGCGGACAACGTGTTGCGCCAAGGGGTACAAGGTATTTCTGACCTCATCGCCGTCCCAGGTCTCATTAACCTCGACTTCGCCGACGTGAAGACGATTATGACGGAACGCGGTTCGGCACTAATGGGGATTGGCATGGCGACGGGTGAGAACCGCGCGGCCGAAGCAGCGAAAAAGGCGATTTCGAGCCCGCTACTCGAAACGTCGATCGACGGTGCGCGCGGCGTGCTGATGAACATTACGGGCGGGACGAATTTGAGCTTATACGAAGTGAACGAAGCCGCTGATATCGTCGCTTCTGCCTCCGACCAAGAAGTGAACATGATTTTTGGGGCGGTCATCCGCGAAGATTTGAAGGACGAATTACTCGTGACCGTTATTGCGACCGGATTTGAACACCGCGAGCAAGAGCAGCAGGCTAAGCCGACGCGACCGCAAATGCAGCGCAACCGGGTGGCGAATCGGAAAGAGACGAACAAACTCGATATTAAGCCGTTCGGCTCCGGGGACAAAGACAACCTAGATATCCCGACTTTTTTGCGCCGACCGAGGTAA